Proteins co-encoded in one Myripristis murdjan chromosome 4, fMyrMur1.1, whole genome shotgun sequence genomic window:
- the plvapb gene encoding plasmalemma vesicle associated protein b: protein MYSSSYSRAKFGLDAREPLHKPKGKSCGYYMRIVFFFSSLIQSLIIISLVLFLIYGQPEKTAEEKRVKELELNFNKLSENNIKLRKEKGELGAQLGARTAEKAALEKELEKVKTEANTTVTQLQQKIIQCEADKRLALTRSTPVVHCPTTPIQPPVVVTTGSEIKTLQSLNAQQRAMISLIEANFTQTVHYLSQERDNALKDRDAHHQDAITLRRDNSVLNEQLTTYTRKCKEDFARSLEGIQTVTSSFLTRINSLFPHQLTFHLTCEKQQEQMDKIRTSCTNLSKDVEDKFQKYLDNVGNKVADIQAQSSRLEVQTSHLTADLKQCRLNSSLTVAEASRQLQLKQQKHDNQMEDLLRVQNRLREEKKLQSDRLAVRESELQNLKAKIQTLTAQASCKPGVPKPAALQVAPYQSKQTGTSWPFVGAPGIRKTPTVR from the exons ATGTACAGCTCCAGCTACTCCCGGGCCAAGTTTGGCCTGGACGCGAGGGAGCCTCTTCACAAGCCCAAAGGGAAGAGCTGCGGCTACTACATGAGgatcgtcttcttcttctcctccttgaTCCAGTCTCTGATCATAATCAGCCTGGTGTTGTTCCTGATCTACGGCCAACCAGAGAAGACTGCTGAGGAGAAGAGGGTCAAG GAGCTGGAGCTGAACTTCAACAAGCTGAGTGAGAACAACATCAAACTGAGGAAGGAGAAAGGCGAGCTGGGAGCTCAGCTGGGAGCGCGCACAGCAGAGAAAGCTGCTctggagaaagagctggagaaAGTGAAGACTGAAGCCAACACCACAGTCACTCAgcttcagcagaaaata ATCCAGTGTGAGGCAGATAAAAGGTTGGCACTGACACGCTCCACACCAGTGGTCCACTGTCCCACCACTCCCATCCAGCCCCCTGTTGTTGTCACCACTGGCA GTGAAATAAAGACTTTGCAGAGCCTCAACGCCCAGCAAAGAGCCATGATCAGCCTCATTGAAGCGAACTTCACCCAGACGGTTCATTATCTGAGCCAGGAGAGGGACAACGCCCTCAAGGACCGAGACGCGCACCACCAGGACGCCATCACGCTGCGCAGGGACAACAGCGTCCTGAACGAGCAGCTGACCACCTACACCAG AAAGTGCAAGGAGGACTTTGCCCGCTCTCTGGAGGGCATCCAGACGGTGACGAGCAGTTTCCTGACGAGGATCAACAGCCTGTTTCCCCACCAGCTGACCTTTCACCTCACCTGTGAGAAACAGCAGGAGCAAATGGACAAGATAAGGACCAGCTGCACCAACCTGTCCAAAGACGTGGAGGATAAGTTCCAGAAGTACTTAGACAATGTGGGCAACAAG GTGGCCGACATCCAAGCCCAGTCCAGTCGCCTGGAGGTGCAGACCTCGCACCTGACCGCCGACCTGAAGCAGTGTCGCCTCAACAGCAGCCTGACAGTCGCCGAGGCCAGCAGGCAGCTACAGctgaaacaacagaaacatgacAACCAG ATGGAGGATTTGTTGAGGGTGCAGAACCGACTaagggaggagaagaagctGCAGTCAGACCGTCTggctgtgagagagagtgaactTCAGAACCTCAAGGCCAAGATCCAAACGCTCACTGCTCAGGCCAGCTGTAAG CCCGGTGTCCCTAAACCCGCTGCCCTGCAGGTCGCCCCTTATCAGAGCAAACAGACTGGGACCAGCTGGCCTTTTGTTGGAGCACCTGGCATCAGGAAAACTCCCACG GTGAGATGA